From Persicobacter psychrovividus, one genomic window encodes:
- a CDS encoding glycosyltransferase family 4 protein encodes MHKILIVHTRYLQHGGEDTVFEHETTLLQKKFEVDTLVFSNKELQFPAFLWEVFNNRESEKRLMEKIDQFQPDVIHLHNFFYKLSPAIFQVCTKLCIPLVMTIHNYRLLCPSGLLTRNQQPCTLCVNKTFSSPAIRHKCFKNSALKSAHLASMLAYHHENSTFTKGVSKFIFLTPFAKATFLNSHMDISESQAVVKPNFIPDFGLSELNKRNNALLFIGRLSEEKGIPTLLKAMPNIHQPVEIIGDGPLREEVIAASLKYPMLKYHGFQDKDFIAAKLKSCSALLFLSEWYEGLPMTIIEAFSTGTPIICSNIENVRDLVQHGHNGFHFQWGNPKDLAKIIKEYTITEQLIQQARKTYQENYTPEQNLKLLSSIYDSLIKTPVN; translated from the coding sequence ATGCATAAAATACTGATTGTTCATACTCGTTATCTCCAACATGGTGGTGAGGATACTGTTTTTGAACACGAAACCACGCTTTTACAAAAGAAATTTGAAGTAGATACCTTGGTCTTTTCAAATAAAGAACTTCAATTTCCCGCATTCCTGTGGGAAGTATTCAATAATAGAGAAAGTGAAAAAAGGCTGATGGAAAAAATTGACCAATTCCAGCCTGATGTCATCCACTTACACAACTTTTTCTATAAGCTTTCGCCCGCCATTTTTCAAGTATGTACAAAACTGTGCATTCCACTGGTCATGACCATCCACAATTATCGGTTGCTATGTCCATCAGGCTTATTAACCCGCAATCAGCAGCCTTGTACTTTGTGTGTCAATAAAACGTTTAGCAGCCCCGCCATCCGGCATAAATGCTTTAAAAACTCCGCTTTGAAAAGTGCTCACCTCGCCAGTATGCTGGCATATCATCACGAAAATTCCACCTTCACTAAAGGCGTGAGCAAATTCATCTTTTTAACCCCATTTGCCAAAGCAACATTTCTGAATAGTCATATGGATATTTCAGAAAGTCAAGCGGTGGTCAAGCCCAATTTCATTCCTGATTTTGGCCTGAGTGAGCTTAATAAAAGAAATAATGCATTACTGTTTATTGGGCGTTTATCGGAAGAGAAAGGTATTCCGACTTTACTGAAAGCCATGCCAAATATTCATCAGCCAGTGGAAATCATCGGTGATGGCCCTTTACGTGAGGAGGTAATAGCTGCGAGCTTAAAATACCCCATGCTCAAATATCACGGTTTTCAAGACAAGGATTTTATTGCTGCGAAACTAAAAAGTTGCAGTGCCTTATTGTTTCTCTCCGAATGGTATGAAGGCTTACCTATGACCATCATTGAGGCTTTCAGTACTGGTACACCGATCATTTGTTCCAACATTGAAAATGTTCGAGATTTGGTTCAACATGGCCATAATGGTTTTCACTTCCAATGGGGAAACCCCAAAGATCTGGCAAAAATAATTAAAGAATATACCATTACTGAACAGTTAATTCAGCAAGCTCGAAAAACTTACCAGGAAAATTATACTCCTGAACAAAATTTAAAATTACTGTCCTCGATATATGACTCCTTAATCAAAACACCTGTTAACTAA
- a CDS encoding glycosyltransferase family 4 protein produces MEGAKVLIIQKSLPHYRLTFFEGLRRFLLTKGVELSLAYGNGNKEDQKKQDLVKLDWAIPYENEVFSVAGKELYWQPLLHLVADFDLVVVEQANKLLLNYMLMVRKKKNGFKLAFWGHGIAENIGVSKTSKLWKQRLFHQADWWFAYTRGVADLLSRFGIDSSIITVVQNAIDTKKLQADFEAGSQEELDLIKETYNIKGNCLGIYCGGIYEEKRSAFLLDAVIAVREQIADFEFIVVGAGCEDFYWKNAALAYPFIHYLGPQFGAQKAALLKLSDVFLCPGLVGLAVLDAFVTQCPLITTDYRYHSPEVDYLEHGYNGLITDNTLDDYVQEVVALLEDEQRLNEMKTACAISAAKYSIEHMVDNFGKGILSALQPTLNTVS; encoded by the coding sequence ATGGAAGGTGCCAAAGTACTGATAATTCAAAAATCCCTGCCACATTATCGTCTTACTTTTTTTGAGGGCTTACGGCGATTTTTATTGACCAAAGGCGTTGAGCTTTCCTTGGCTTATGGAAATGGAAACAAGGAGGATCAAAAAAAACAGGATTTAGTAAAGCTGGATTGGGCCATTCCATATGAGAATGAGGTGTTTTCTGTGGCGGGTAAAGAACTTTATTGGCAACCACTGCTGCATCTTGTGGCAGATTTCGATTTGGTAGTGGTTGAGCAGGCGAATAAACTTTTGCTCAATTATATGCTGATGGTCAGGAAAAAAAAGAATGGCTTTAAGCTGGCTTTCTGGGGGCATGGCATTGCGGAGAATATAGGGGTTTCCAAAACTTCAAAGTTATGGAAGCAGCGTCTATTTCATCAGGCAGATTGGTGGTTTGCTTATACCCGAGGTGTGGCAGATTTGCTTAGCCGTTTCGGCATTGATTCTTCCATAATTACGGTGGTGCAGAATGCCATTGATACCAAAAAATTGCAGGCGGATTTTGAGGCGGGTTCTCAGGAAGAGCTTGATTTAATAAAAGAGACTTATAATATCAAGGGCAACTGTTTGGGGATTTATTGTGGGGGGATCTACGAGGAAAAGCGTAGTGCTTTTCTACTGGATGCCGTTATTGCTGTCAGGGAACAAATTGCTGATTTTGAATTTATTGTGGTTGGGGCAGGCTGTGAAGATTTTTATTGGAAAAATGCTGCCTTAGCCTATCCTTTTATTCATTATTTGGGTCCTCAATTTGGTGCCCAAAAGGCGGCTTTGTTAAAACTGTCTGATGTGTTTTTGTGTCCCGGGCTCGTTGGGCTTGCAGTGCTCGATGCATTTGTTACGCAGTGTCCATTAATCACGACGGATTATCGTTATCACAGCCCAGAGGTGGATTATTTGGAGCATGGGTATAATGGTTTAATCACCGATAATACACTTGATGATTATGTGCAGGAGGTCGTGGCCTTGCTTGAGGATGAACAGCGATTGAATGAGATGAAAACCGCTTGTGCTATTTCTGCCGCAAAATACAGCATTGAACATATGGTTGATAATTTTGGAAAAGGGATATTGTCGGCCTTGCAGCCAACACTAAATACAGTTAGTTAA
- a CDS encoding glycosyltransferase family 61 protein: protein MSILNKLKRKLGEMALNNLPRNTSLKPTGYFDAFSGYFAKFPESKVKVFAIYPSLTTKLVVDKAFYDAFSSFTKYDPAVESGDNVTLSCTTDYKLAVIPYGRIIANNVSMVAVITEENQLLSEVSLQYDVDREAKGKDSLVFRRKYFSTPLFINGTVFNMLGGGGTINNIGHWMLDALARLNFLKEAGLFDEVDYFLVPNFAHEFQKESLQLFGIAPERIVVADGETHFQAERLISTSHPRGARSYLVPHWLISFYQNTIGEKAKALNTNYPSKIYVSRRDSKLRGIENEDQLISFLESEGYTTLEMSKYSLLEKVAIFQQAESIIGMSGAGLIGLLFANRGMQFLELFPRGFVHSLYYNIANFLDMDYQYLICDSASKSEDIKKAQLEDIRVDISDIKKITDGWKVPKY from the coding sequence ATGTCGATATTGAATAAATTGAAAAGAAAATTGGGCGAAATGGCATTGAATAATTTGCCAAGAAATACCTCGCTTAAGCCGACGGGCTATTTTGATGCCTTTTCCGGATATTTCGCTAAATTCCCTGAAAGCAAAGTGAAGGTTTTTGCGATTTACCCTTCTCTCACCACTAAATTAGTCGTCGACAAGGCATTCTACGATGCTTTTTCTTCCTTTACTAAATATGACCCTGCAGTTGAAAGTGGCGATAATGTAACGTTGTCTTGTACAACGGATTATAAATTGGCTGTTATTCCTTATGGTCGCATTATTGCCAATAATGTGTCAATGGTCGCCGTAATTACGGAGGAGAATCAGTTGCTCTCGGAAGTTTCTCTTCAGTATGATGTAGACAGAGAAGCTAAAGGCAAAGACAGCCTGGTGTTTCGCAGAAAATATTTCTCTACACCATTATTTATTAATGGTACTGTTTTTAACATGCTCGGTGGCGGTGGAACGATTAATAATATTGGGCATTGGATGTTGGATGCGTTGGCGAGGTTGAACTTTCTGAAAGAGGCAGGTTTGTTTGATGAGGTAGATTATTTTCTCGTACCGAACTTTGCTCATGAATTTCAAAAGGAAAGTTTGCAGCTATTTGGAATCGCACCAGAGCGAATTGTGGTTGCCGATGGCGAAACGCACTTTCAGGCAGAACGTTTGATTTCCACAAGCCACCCACGCGGTGCACGTAGCTATTTGGTTCCGCATTGGTTGATCTCATTTTATCAAAATACGATTGGCGAAAAAGCGAAGGCACTCAACACAAATTATCCCTCGAAAATTTATGTAAGTAGAAGAGACTCCAAATTGAGAGGAATAGAAAATGAAGACCAACTAATTTCCTTTCTCGAAAGTGAAGGTTATACCACTTTAGAAATGAGTAAATATTCTTTACTGGAAAAAGTGGCGATTTTCCAACAGGCTGAAAGTATTATCGGCATGTCGGGGGCTGGTCTGATCGGACTACTGTTTGCAAATCGGGGGATGCAATTTCTTGAGCTGTTTCCTCGGGGATTTGTCCACTCTCTTTATTATAATATTGCAAATTTCCTGGATATGGATTATCAATATTTGATATGTGATTCAGCCTCAAAATCCGAAGATATTAAAAAGGCCCAACTTGAGGATATTCGGGTTGATATTTCAGACATAAAAAAAATTACTGACGGATGGAAGGTGCCAAAGTACTGA
- a CDS encoding beta-1,6-N-acetylglucosaminyltransferase: protein MKLTFVILYHKNPIQLFRLVNHLTGPSCSVVIHVCKNESEENFNKIKTYFSNYDNVRFSKRSRGRWGGFSLVKASLDAMQLAVDEFQFDYLYLISGQDYPVISSSEMMSFLKDHRGKEFINYWPMNPAYLSEDYFNVVKQRHIKDHSRQQDRYNLYYFWWKGQKKAFPGHFNQHISSKKEWLIEFVKRGVHAVVPQRSFMSGLAPYAGSQWFTLSFDCVNYCLQVANRRLDYVKYMQKVSVPDEMFFQSIILNGDFQSKVINHNLRAIFFSDQEGPQPHPEILDESYLPKILNSKAHFSRKFDMDFDEKILNLLDEHNSKTQQL, encoded by the coding sequence ATGAAATTGACTTTTGTGATCTTATATCATAAAAATCCAATCCAACTATTTCGATTGGTGAATCACTTAACCGGCCCATCCTGTTCAGTGGTAATTCATGTATGTAAGAATGAATCCGAGGAAAATTTCAATAAAATCAAAACCTATTTCTCAAACTATGACAATGTCAGGTTTTCAAAAAGGAGCCGAGGGAGGTGGGGTGGTTTTTCTCTGGTGAAGGCCAGTTTGGATGCCATGCAGTTGGCTGTTGATGAATTTCAGTTTGACTATTTATACCTCATCAGTGGGCAAGATTATCCTGTGATCAGTTCCTCAGAAATGATGTCGTTTCTGAAAGATCACCGAGGAAAAGAGTTTATTAATTATTGGCCCATGAATCCGGCCTATCTTTCGGAGGATTACTTTAATGTTGTTAAACAGCGCCATATTAAAGACCACAGTAGGCAGCAGGACCGATACAATCTTTATTATTTCTGGTGGAAAGGTCAAAAAAAGGCGTTCCCTGGGCATTTTAATCAGCATATATCATCAAAAAAAGAATGGTTGATTGAGTTTGTAAAACGTGGGGTACATGCTGTTGTTCCTCAGAGATCATTTATGTCAGGCCTTGCGCCATATGCAGGTTCCCAATGGTTTACCCTTAGTTTTGATTGTGTGAATTATTGCCTTCAGGTGGCGAACCGTCGTTTGGACTATGTGAAGTACATGCAAAAGGTGAGTGTGCCTGATGAGATGTTTTTTCAGTCCATTATTCTAAATGGCGATTTTCAATCCAAAGTGATTAATCATAATTTAAGAGCTATTTTTTTTAGTGATCAGGAGGGACCGCAGCCACATCCGGAGATATTGGATGAAAGTTACCTGCCAAAAATATTGAACTCAAAGGCGCATTTTTCCCGTAAATTTGATATGGATTTTGATGAGAAGATATTGAATTTACTGGATGAGCATAATTCGAAAACCCAACAGCTATAA
- a CDS encoding beta-1,6-N-acetylglucosaminyltransferase, with product MKLLYVILFHKEPKQLFRLVDRLSAEGNHIVLHICKNVTDQMHQKVKAFFSTYHQVHFCERVRGTWCTHKTVEAMCNGMKYAIDHQLEFDYCSVISAQDYPIKNNAFIQEFFTKNKGKQFINYWDMQPIINANEPYYNTILQRERVDRETSKFENYTFFYRDKIRIEIPGNHNAQAKRFLEKASNCVKKLVGLIIHKRKFLKGMHPYGGSDWYSLSYDAIKFIVQVYEQKHHPINKFMRTVACSSEIYFQTLLLNSDFRDQVVNDNLRLIIWPKKNWHPDIIQSKDIQTVLESNALYARKFDQQVDQEIFDLIDQQLLFTNVKTLNSST from the coding sequence ATGAAATTACTTTACGTCATATTGTTTCATAAAGAACCGAAGCAATTGTTTCGGTTGGTGGACAGGCTGTCGGCGGAAGGCAATCATATTGTTTTACACATTTGTAAAAATGTGACCGATCAGATGCATCAAAAAGTTAAAGCATTTTTCTCAACCTATCATCAAGTTCACTTTTGTGAACGAGTAAGGGGAACATGGTGCACTCACAAAACTGTGGAAGCCATGTGTAATGGGATGAAATACGCCATAGATCATCAATTGGAATTTGATTATTGTTCCGTGATTTCTGCGCAAGATTACCCCATTAAAAATAATGCATTTATTCAGGAATTCTTTACTAAAAACAAGGGGAAACAATTCATCAATTATTGGGATATGCAACCGATTATTAATGCTAATGAGCCCTATTATAATACCATTTTGCAACGTGAACGCGTAGATCGGGAAACAAGTAAGTTTGAAAATTATACTTTCTTTTACCGTGATAAAATTAGGATTGAGATTCCTGGTAATCATAACGCTCAGGCAAAACGATTTTTGGAAAAAGCATCTAATTGCGTGAAAAAGCTTGTTGGCTTGATAATTCACAAGCGGAAATTCCTGAAGGGGATGCACCCTTATGGCGGCTCAGACTGGTACAGTTTGAGTTACGATGCTATAAAATTTATTGTGCAGGTTTATGAACAAAAGCATCATCCCATCAATAAATTCATGAGGACAGTGGCCTGTAGTTCTGAGATTTACTTTCAGACCTTATTGTTAAATTCCGACTTTCGGGATCAGGTGGTAAATGATAACCTGAGGCTCATTATCTGGCCAAAAAAAAATTGGCATCCTGATATTATTCAGTCCAAAGATATACAGACTGTCCTGGAATCAAATGCGCTGTATGCCCGAAAATTTGATCAGCAGGTGGATCAAGAAATTTTTGATCTTATTGATCAGCAATTACTCTTTACAAATGTTAAAACTTTGAATTCATCTACTTAA
- a CDS encoding NAD(P)H-dependent oxidoreductase: MLIIDSKLRQREKDKSPIKVGLVGFGAMGKGIYNQIFLHTPGMTVTAILNRSVDHIFQFLQPYSNRELIGEHDFFNLTPAVHSELEIFLKEDFDIIVEATGSVDFALNVGKKVIAAGKHLLSFNAELDATFGPLLKNLAEQAGVIYSGSDGDQPGVIMNLYRYVKQMGLKPLVCGNIKGLQDRYRTPATQKNYAKTYGLSPQMATSFADGTKISFEQSAVANATGFGVNQRGMNGFEFKGHIDEAKKFYDFESLKANGGIVDYLVGTLPAPGVFVYAYSEDPIAHHHLNYYKLGKGPLYSFYNPYHLCIFDVPTSISRVVDFADQIIVPKNGIYVEVVAMSKTDLKAGDRIDGIGGFKTYGVCENTAIARRENLLPMGLAEGAILKRAIPKDQPITVADVELKSEDLWCDYELQFSLNFV; the protein is encoded by the coding sequence ATGCTCATTATTGATTCTAAATTAAGACAACGCGAAAAAGATAAAAGCCCAATCAAAGTGGGCTTAGTTGGCTTCGGGGCAATGGGTAAGGGGATATACAATCAGATTTTTCTGCATACACCAGGCATGACGGTAACTGCAATCCTGAATCGGTCGGTAGATCATATTTTTCAATTTCTGCAACCATATAGTAATCGTGAACTGATCGGTGAACATGATTTCTTCAATTTAACACCTGCAGTACATTCTGAACTGGAGATATTCTTAAAAGAGGATTTTGATATTATCGTTGAGGCAACGGGATCAGTTGATTTTGCTTTAAATGTGGGTAAAAAAGTCATTGCTGCGGGTAAACACCTTCTATCATTTAATGCCGAACTTGATGCTACTTTTGGTCCTTTATTGAAGAATTTAGCAGAGCAAGCAGGGGTTATTTATTCGGGCTCCGATGGTGACCAGCCGGGAGTTATTATGAATCTATATCGCTATGTGAAGCAAATGGGGCTTAAGCCTTTGGTGTGTGGCAATATTAAAGGTTTGCAGGACCGATACCGTACGCCAGCAACCCAAAAGAATTATGCAAAGACTTACGGACTCAGCCCACAAATGGCGACCAGTTTTGCTGACGGCACCAAAATTTCTTTTGAACAGTCTGCAGTGGCCAATGCAACGGGCTTTGGGGTGAATCAGCGAGGGATGAATGGCTTTGAATTCAAAGGTCATATTGACGAGGCCAAGAAATTCTATGACTTCGAATCGCTGAAGGCCAACGGTGGGATCGTTGATTATTTGGTAGGAACCTTGCCTGCTCCCGGTGTTTTTGTTTATGCTTATTCCGAAGACCCTATCGCACACCATCATCTTAATTATTATAAGCTCGGGAAGGGACCACTATATTCTTTTTATAACCCCTATCACTTATGCATTTTTGATGTGCCCACTTCCATTTCGAGGGTAGTGGATTTTGCAGATCAAATTATTGTTCCAAAGAACGGAATATATGTTGAAGTGGTGGCGATGAGCAAAACAGACTTGAAAGCGGGTGATCGGATTGATGGAATTGGAGGTTTTAAGACTTATGGCGTTTGTGAGAACACTGCTATTGCCAGACGTGAAAATCTTTTGCCCATGGGTTTAGCTGAAGGAGCGATACTCAAGCGGGCTATTCCCAAAGATCAACCTATCACGGTTGCGGATGTGGAATTGAAGTCAGAAGATTTATGGTGCGATTATGAGTTGCAGTTTTCTTTAAACTTTGTTTAA
- a CDS encoding dTDP-4-dehydrorhamnose 3,5-epimerase, whose product MILPETETYRLISPRVNQGDHRGRFVKYFSADSAEEVIPMVESFYSTSAKGVIRGMHFQSGEYAQAKLVTCVYGEILDVIVDLRKDQPTYGEVFSTVLSSENANCLYIPVGFAHGFKTLSEHATVLYHCTAAYSAQHEGGVHLDSLGFDWGGIDADLLSVRDKSFLPLETFKSPF is encoded by the coding sequence ATGATCCTTCCTGAGACTGAAACTTACCGTTTAATTTCTCCACGCGTAAATCAGGGGGATCATCGTGGGCGCTTTGTAAAGTATTTTTCTGCCGACTCAGCTGAGGAGGTGATTCCTATGGTAGAGTCCTTTTATTCGACAAGTGCAAAAGGCGTTATTCGTGGAATGCACTTTCAGTCTGGGGAATATGCCCAAGCTAAATTGGTTACCTGCGTTTATGGGGAAATTCTTGATGTGATTGTTGATTTACGGAAGGATCAACCCACCTATGGGGAGGTATTTTCTACGGTTTTATCCTCGGAAAATGCCAATTGTTTGTATATTCCAGTAGGGTTTGCTCACGGATTCAAGACCTTATCTGAGCATGCGACAGTGCTGTATCACTGTACGGCTGCCTATTCAGCACAGCATGAAGGCGGCGTACATCTGGACTCGTTGGGTTTTGACTGGGGAGGAATTGATGCCGACTTACTTTCCGTACGCGACAAATCCTTTTTACCCCTTGAAACTTTTAAGAGCCCATTTTAA
- a CDS encoding dTDP-4-dehydrorhamnose 3,5-epimerase family protein produces MERLPTPLNDCFEIKIPAFADERGKLVKLFHRPNFDAIGINAHFNEIYVSESHKGVLRGLHFQSPPFQHSKIVGCIQGSLFDVVVDIRVGSDTYGHSYSTILDAQAPKLLYVPEGFAHGFVALEDNTLFTCMSSHEYSAEGDAGLLWSSIDVEWPKLALSVSEKDQNQPALQNFESPFQYILNDPS; encoded by the coding sequence ATGGAACGCCTGCCCACCCCGCTGAATGATTGTTTTGAAATTAAAATACCTGCTTTTGCGGATGAGCGAGGTAAATTGGTGAAGCTTTTTCATCGCCCAAATTTCGATGCCATTGGTATTAATGCTCACTTTAATGAAATCTATGTTTCAGAATCTCACAAAGGGGTTTTGAGAGGGCTTCATTTTCAGTCCCCCCCCTTTCAGCACAGTAAAATTGTGGGCTGTATTCAAGGGTCATTGTTTGATGTTGTGGTTGATATCCGTGTGGGAAGTGATACTTATGGACACAGTTACAGTACCATTTTAGATGCTCAAGCACCCAAGCTTTTGTATGTCCCTGAAGGCTTTGCACATGGTTTTGTGGCCTTGGAAGACAATACCTTATTCACTTGCATGTCGAGCCACGAATACAGTGCCGAAGGCGACGCTGGATTGCTATGGAGTTCGATTGATGTGGAGTGGCCCAAGCTGGCGCTGTCGGTTTCCGAGAAAGATCAAAATCAGCCTGCGCTTCAAAATTTTGAATCACCTTTTCAATACATATTAAATGATCCTTCCTGA
- the rfbG gene encoding CDP-glucose 4,6-dehydratase has translation MSNILEKFKGRRVLVTGHTGFKGSWLSIWLKHLGAEVFGYALAAEEQSLFNVTDLSTQIHHFEGDVRNFEQLNNYIRSVEPEIIFHLAAQPLVRYSYDQPKETYEVNVMGTLNVLECVRHLDRELTVICVTTDKSYDNKEWIWGYRENDAMGGHDPYSSSKGCCELLIDSYNKSYFSGDNGARVKLASVRAGNVIGGGDWAKDRIVPDCIAALAGDQEILVRNPYATRPWQHVLEPLGGYLLLGIKLLTQETNVDRLTGAFNFGPSIASNRSVGELVDNIVSQWGTGVWINGFEGDAPHEANLLNLTIDKAFHLLNWLPVWDFDETVKRTVSWYKNYQKSDTLILCKEQILDYQYSFYQNYKKQINQYGTPAHPAE, from the coding sequence GTGAGTAATATTTTAGAAAAATTTAAGGGACGTCGTGTGTTAGTCACAGGGCATACAGGTTTCAAAGGAAGCTGGTTGAGTATTTGGCTTAAGCACCTTGGTGCTGAGGTATTCGGCTATGCTTTAGCTGCTGAGGAACAGTCGCTGTTCAATGTTACCGACTTATCGACTCAAATTCATCACTTTGAAGGAGATGTGCGCAATTTTGAGCAACTCAATAATTACATTCGATCCGTTGAGCCTGAAATTATTTTTCATCTTGCAGCTCAACCTTTAGTGCGTTACAGTTATGATCAGCCCAAGGAAACCTATGAAGTCAATGTCATGGGGACCCTGAATGTTTTGGAATGTGTCAGGCACCTTGATCGCGAATTGACGGTGATTTGTGTAACAACAGACAAAAGTTATGACAATAAAGAATGGATCTGGGGTTACCGTGAGAACGATGCCATGGGAGGGCATGACCCTTATTCTTCCTCCAAAGGTTGCTGCGAATTGCTGATTGATTCTTATAATAAATCATATTTTTCGGGCGACAATGGTGCGCGGGTCAAGTTAGCCTCTGTGCGTGCAGGGAATGTGATCGGCGGCGGAGATTGGGCCAAAGATCGAATTGTACCCGACTGCATAGCGGCATTGGCTGGTGATCAGGAAATTTTAGTCAGAAACCCTTATGCCACCCGACCCTGGCAACACGTTTTAGAGCCGCTCGGTGGTTACCTTTTATTGGGAATCAAATTACTGACCCAAGAGACGAATGTTGATCGACTAACTGGGGCGTTTAATTTTGGCCCTTCGATAGCCTCCAACAGATCAGTAGGAGAGCTTGTCGATAATATTGTAAGCCAATGGGGAACTGGCGTGTGGATCAATGGTTTTGAAGGAGATGCGCCACATGAAGCAAATTTACTTAATCTAACCATTGATAAAGCGTTTCATTTACTGAATTGGCTCCCGGTCTGGGACTTTGATGAAACGGTCAAACGGACCGTGTCATGGTATAAAAATTATCAGAAATCTGATACACTTATCTTGTGTAAAGAGCAGATTCTTGATTATCAATATTCTTTTTATCAGAACTACAAAAAACAAATAAACCAATATGGAACGCCTGCCCACCCCGCTGAATGA
- a CDS encoding exopolysaccharide biosynthesis polyprenyl glycosylphosphotransferase, translating into MKVRFNKFWLVFLTAIDLVFVFSSLQIAYLLTFKTNEIEDYYLSFFLFYSIGWVVSSFFSHIARLQWDTDLKEILLMNLYGFIMHIIAVIGIVSLYDNLAFSYSFIFFAAVLTLLFTSSVRIVFFFVLENFSHKAQEHFNVVVYGVNEDMRNLRQYFIKNQDLGYKFSGIYGQADRAPDSMEFLGNFEALKSKLDSGAIDMIYITAPIETHSMKEWHEFSENCDRNCIHLGMSTKMSVLLDRKVKEVVNFGGVDIVLKRPLPLSNYSNVLAKRIFDIVFSSFVIFFIFPFILPIIALIIKLESPGPIFFKQLRPGKKNKLFKCYKFRTMRVNNVGALQASKNDPRITRFGAIMRKTSIDELPQFFNVLFGDMSVVGPRPNMVIQLEEFGKTIRSYSERHMVTPGITGYAQINGFRGETRADGAMEKRVQYDVEYMENWTLGLDVKIIFLTVYNMIRGEKNAY; encoded by the coding sequence ATGAAAGTAAGATTTAATAAATTTTGGTTGGTTTTTTTAACGGCCATTGATCTGGTTTTTGTATTTAGCTCGCTGCAAATAGCTTATTTGCTGACTTTTAAAACCAATGAGATTGAAGACTACTATTTGTCTTTTTTTTTATTCTACAGTATTGGATGGGTTGTTTCTTCTTTCTTTTCGCATATAGCACGACTGCAATGGGACACCGACCTCAAGGAAATTCTTTTGATGAATCTGTACGGCTTTATCATGCATATCATAGCCGTAATTGGTATTGTATCGCTTTACGATAACCTGGCCTTTTCTTATAGTTTCATTTTTTTCGCTGCTGTTTTGACCCTCTTGTTCACTTCAAGTGTTCGCATTGTCTTTTTCTTTGTTTTGGAGAATTTCAGTCATAAGGCACAAGAGCATTTCAATGTGGTGGTTTATGGCGTGAATGAGGATATGCGTAACCTTCGACAGTATTTTATTAAAAATCAGGACCTCGGGTATAAATTTTCAGGTATTTACGGACAAGCGGATCGGGCTCCTGATTCCATGGAATTTTTAGGGAATTTTGAAGCTTTGAAGAGCAAGCTGGACTCTGGGGCTATCGATATGATTTATATTACAGCACCGATTGAGACCCACTCGATGAAGGAATGGCATGAATTTTCGGAAAATTGTGATCGTAATTGTATTCATTTGGGGATGTCCACTAAAATGTCTGTGCTCTTGGACCGAAAAGTGAAGGAGGTTGTTAATTTTGGAGGGGTAGATATTGTACTGAAAAGGCCTTTGCCCCTGTCAAATTATTCAAATGTATTGGCAAAACGAATATTTGACATTGTGTTTTCCTCTTTTGTCATATTCTTTATCTTTCCTTTTATTCTGCCCATCATTGCTTTGATTATCAAGCTGGAGTCACCTGGTCCTATTTTCTTTAAGCAGTTGCGACCGGGTAAGAAAAATAAGCTGTTCAAATGTTATAAATTTCGAACCATGCGGGTAAATAATGTAGGGGCGTTGCAAGCCTCCAAAAATGACCCACGGATTACCCGTTTTGGTGCCATTATGCGAAAAACGAGTATTGATGAACTGCCACAATTTTTTAATGTACTTTTCGGTGATATGTCGGTGGTTGGTCCTCGGCCAAATATGGTTATTCAACTTGAAGAGTTTGGGAAGACGATCAGGTCCTATTCCGAACGTCATATGGTAACCCCAGGCATTACAGGTTATGCACAAATTAATGGTTTTAGAGGGGAAACACGAGCTGATGGCGCCATGGAGAAACGTGTTCAGTACGATGTTGAATATATGGAGAATTGGACCTTAGGCCTTGATGTGAAGATCATTTTTCTGACGGTGTACAATATGATACGTGGGGAAAAGAATGCTTATTAA